In the Drosophila biarmipes strain raj3 chromosome X, RU_DBia_V1.1, whole genome shotgun sequence genome, one interval contains:
- the LOC108023297 gene encoding uncharacterized protein LOC108023297, whose amino-acid sequence MATDVEPAANTADKFSANAEELESYYLMLEAGNIPELQWQFPGRRAPSPEAASGGNSKELEQATDAIEQEPQKANDFDFSDEVAPTQMRVRSQTSTPKSAKKKTANFAGVMETLKKKNAESS is encoded by the exons ATGGCCACCGATGTGGAGCCGGCCGCCAACACGGCGGACAAGTTCTCCGCCAACGCCGAGGAGCTGGAGAGCTACTACCTGATGCTGGAGGCGGGAAACATCCCGGAGCTGCAGTGGCAGTTCCCCGGACGCAGGGCTCCCTCGCCGGAGGCAGCTTCCGGCGGCAATAGCAAGGAACTGGAGCAGGCCACCGACGCCATTGAGCAGGA ACCCCAGAAGGCCAACGACTTCGACTTCAGCGACGAGGTGGCCCCCACCCAAATGCGCGTCCGCAGCCAGACCTCCACGCCCAAGTCGGCCAAGAAGAAGACGGCCAACTTCGCCGGCGTCATGGAGACGCTGAAGAAGAAGAACGCGGAGAGCTCCTAG
- the LOC108023672 gene encoding segment polarity protein dishevelled produces MDADRGGGQETKVIYHIDDETTPYLVKIPIPSAQVTLRDFKLVLNKQNNNYKYFFKSMDADFGVVKEEIADDSTILPCFNGRVVSWLVSADGTNQSDNCSELPTSECELGMGLTTRKLQQQQQQQQQQQQQQVQPVQLSQQQQQQQQQQQQVLHHQKMMGNPLLQPPPLTYQSASVLSSDLDSTSLFGTESELTLDRDMTDYSSVQRLQVRKKPQRRKKRAPSMSRTSSYSSITDSTMSLNIITVSINMEAVNFLGISIVGQSNRGGDGGIYVGSIMKGGAVALDGRIEPGDMILQVNDVNFENMTNDEAVRVLREVVQKPGPIKLVVAKCWDPNPKGYFTIPRTEPVRPIDPGAWVAHTQALTSHDSIIADIAEPIKERLDQNNLEEIVKAMTKPDSGLEIRDRMWLKITIPNAFIGADAVNWVLENVEDVQDRREARRIVSAMLRSNYIKHTVNKLTFSEQCYYVVNEERNPNLMGRGQGHLHPHQLPHGHGGHALSHADTESITSDIGPLPNPPIYMPYSATYNPSHGYQPIQYGIAERHISSGSSSSDVLTSKDISASQSDITSVIHQANQLTIAAHGSNKSSGSSNRGGGGGGGGGNNTNDQDVSVFNYVL; encoded by the coding sequence ATGGATGCGGACAGGGGCGGCGGGCAGGAGACGAAGGTGATATACCACATCGACGATGAGACGACGCCGTATCTGGTGAAGATCCCCATTCCATCGGCCCAAGTGACGCTGCGCGACTTCAAGCTGGTGCTCAACAAGCagaacaacaactacaagTACTTCTTCAAGTCCATGGACGCGGACTTCGGTGTGGTCAAGGAGGAGATTGCCGACGACTCCACCATTCTGCCCTGCTTCAACGGGCGCGTCGTCTCCTGGCTGGTCTCCGCCGATGGCACCAACCAGTCGGACAACTGCTCCGAGCTGCCCACCAGCGAGTGCGAGCTGGGCATGGGCCTGACCACCAggaagctgcagcagcagcaacagcagcagcaacaacagcagcagcagcaggtgcagcCTGTCCAGctgtcgcagcagcagcagcagcaacagcagcagcagcagcaggtgctgCACCACCAGAAGATGATGGGCAACCCGCTGCTGCAGCCGCCACCGCTCACATATCAGTCGGCCTCCGTGCTATCCAGCGATCTGGACTCGACCAGCCTCTTTGGCACCGAGTCGGAGCTGACTCTCGACCGCGACATGACCGACTACAGCAGTGTGCAGCGGCTGCAGGTGCGCAAGAAGCCGCAGCGGCGCAAAAAGCGGGCGCCCAGCATGTCGCGCACCTCCTCGTACAGCTCCATAACCGACTCGACCATGTCGCTGAACATCATCACCGTCTCCATCAACATGGAGGCCGTCAACTTTCTGGGCATCTCCATTGTCGGCCAGTCGAATCgcggcggcgacggcggcATCTATGTGGGCAGCATCATGAAGGGCGGCGCCGTGGCCCTGGACGGGCGCATCGAACCGGGCGACATGATCCTGCAGGTGAACGACGTGAACTTCGAGAACATGACCAACGACGAGGCGGTGCGGGTGCTGCGCGAGGTGGTGCAGAAGCCGGGCCCCATCAAGCTGGTGGTGGCCAAGTGCTGGGATCCCAATCCCAAGGGCTACTTCACCATACCGCGCACGGAGCCGGTGCGACCGATCGATCCCGGCGCCTGGGTGGCGCACACCCAGGCCCTCACATCGCACGACAGTATTATCGCGGACATTGCGGAGCCGATCAAGGAGCGACTGGACCAGAACAACCTCGAGGAGATCGTCAAGGCGATGACGAAGCCGGACAGCGGGCTGGAGATCAGGGATCGCATGTGGCTGAAGATCACCATACCGAATGCGTTCATCGGCGCCGATGCGGTCAACTGGGTGCTGGAGAACGTCGAGGATGTGCAGGACAGGCGGGAGGCGCGACGGATTGTGTCGGCCATGCTGCGGAGCAACTACATCAAGCATACGGTCAACAAGCTGACCTTCTCGGAGCAGTGCTACTACGTGGTGAACGAGGAGCGCAACCCGAATCTGATGGGCCGCGGCCAGGGCCACCTGCATCCGCACCAGCTGCCGCACGGCCATGGCGGCCATGCGCTGAGCCACGCGGACACCGAGAGCATCACCAGCGACATCGGGCCGCTGCCGAACCCGCCCATCTACATGCCATACTCGGCCACGTACAATCCAAGTCACGGCTACCAGCCGATCCAGTACGGCATCGCCGAGCGACACATCTCATCCGGCTCGAGTAGCAGCGATGTGCTCACCAGCAAGGACATCTCGGCGTCGCAGAGCGACATCACCTCGGTGATCCACCAGGCCAACCAGCTGACCATCGCCGCCCACGGCTCCAACAAGTCCTCCGGCTCCTCCAAtcgcggcggcggaggcggcggcggtggcggcaaCAATACCAACGATCAGGACGTATCCGTATTTAATTACGTATTGTAG
- the LOC108023440 gene encoding uncharacterized protein LOC108023440, with amino-acid sequence MASSGTNVDGGSGTSAALPSLFPAVGAAAGVKDMDGLMAINDSALSQQIEFILQDAPMEQDDDPHQHSHVHHHHQHASHSHSHSHHHPHSHSHQQQQQQHLHQQQQQQQQQHHHPHHHLKLESSSNNHPPTAAAAAAAAVATTASATVATAAAASTNNSASFSSSSSSNTNSNNSNHLDNQQQLLIQQQHHLLNGRRIIIQATGNSSVLAASDIKEEDEEEEDPELNDENLQDIEEEAQAAEADEEPESTTQHLSTQVKLELEEDDEMPDEEEEEEEDDDEEQQHGQLEYQISAGAGGATSSAAGGGATAGGSQQLVQLPAGSIVSTTTHRLSVPVTEAALVQLQRRPVYISNAVGGLTAGTTYVRMPAAAVISRSPMTVLNVVQQALPATQLILQTQQQQTPAAAAAAAEQQLALALEQQRQQQEQQAAQQQRQEQQRQQQQQQQQQQAAQQEQQRQQQAQQQQQQQAQQQAQQQQNHPVKHSASSSSTTSNNNSNTNSTNNGSSSGSSNNSSANNNPPAATVTTSYQCVECVEKFDSKELFDIHRSGHANNMKCAICNMVLKSLKNYEKHCLRCKPYECQICGRVVRFRPNFIKHMRVHTGQQSERHKYKCEVCHKEFMSFEYFKVHKKIHNENVNLTCEICGKVFSALASLRGHSKLHSGVKLHKCDVCGKGFGQRYNLKIHARTHTGDFPFECKICKKKLHTQSSLQTHMQVHLRDQPGGAAAAGAASSKASNSSNSSNGSNSSSSNSSSNSGTAVATAAATTTTIVKLEPPHEMERPGTSSNQQQHLQQHLQQHQHQMELDDQSGLSGDEEDGSGGGMNSSSHIVNATTNRLTTGEDSSESSNASLHLNQHSSTSSSPASQHQMSHQQQQVHQQQQQSQQQQYLVSAPTRTIVIKNYMQQGSQQQQTSDPTPVLHAQVIQSGAGTSNGSGNTSSTNSSSSNNSSSNIVTGNAGGSLSNGSQLIRKTPIIHHSTGSSNAGSALTSVVQQTGVISPAQSPSSSSTSCSSSTVLVSKATGVPLSIASSAAAALGASTIIRSTRNHQQQQQQQAQQQQQRVTQRNNHRNHHRRRHLADMDDDEDEDDDQQHHQQQQQHQHQQQTQHAQQQQHLHHHNHHNHHFDDDDDDEKSSPSLATAAIIKVEPNLYSSGSGDNSNDMFIKEEVMFEDSAALHSPQSPPSSKFRISNFDGDLVDHHVDLNHSLPPYGNLFEPHSIPDSIPVQLYPDDDDDFRLDHSSLGGLHNTTSSSTTDGDFIKKEWVYGTGTSSYAMNGKFDDDSDALCDAANFIYN; translated from the exons ATGGCCAGCAGCGGGACAAACGTCGACGGCGGCAGCGGGACGTCGGCGGCGCTGCCATCGCTCTTCCCCGCCGTCGGCGCCGCTGCCGGCGTCAAGGATATGGATGGACTGATGGCCATCAACGATAGCGCCCTCTCGCAACAGATCGAATTTATACTGCAGGATGCTCCCATGGAGCAGGACGACGATCCTCACCAGCATTCGCATGTGCATCACCATCACCAGCACGCGTCGCATTCGCACTCACATTCGCACCACCATCCCCACTCGCActcgcatcagcagcagcagcagcagcatctccatcagcagcagcagcagcagcagcagcaacaccaccatCCGCACCATCATCTGAAGCTggaaagcagcagcaacaaccacccaccgacagcagcagcggcagcagcagcagcagtagcaacAACTGCATCAGCCACTGtggccacagcagcagcagcatcaacaAACAACAGCGCTTccttcagcagcagcagcagcagcaacactaaCAGCAACAATAGCAATCACCTGGACAACCAGCAACAGTTGCTCatccagcagcaacaccacctTCTGAACGGTCGCCGCATTATAATCCAGGCAACGGGCAACTCGTCCGTGTTGGCCGCCAGCGATATCaaggaggaggatgaggaggaggaggatcccGAGCTGAACGATGAGAATCTGCAGGATATCGAAGAGGAGGCTCAGGCAGCCGAGGCGGACGAGGAGCCCGAGAGTACCACGCAGCATTTGTCCACGCAGGTCAAGCTGGAGCTGGAAGAGGATGATGAGATgcccgacgaggaggaggaagaggaggaggacgacgatgAGGAGCAGCAGCACGGCCAGCTGGAGTACCAAATCAGTGCTGGCGCGGGCGGAGCGACAAGTAGCGCAGCTGGTGGCGGCGCAACAGCCGGGGGATCGCAGCAATTGGTTCAGCTGCCCGCCGGGAGTATTGtgagcaccaccacccaccgatTGTCCGTGCCCGTGACCGAGGCGGCCCTGGTCCAGCTGCAGCGGCGACCTGTTTACATAAGCAATGCTGTCGGCGGCCTGACGGCCGGCACAACCTATGTGAGAATGCCGGCGGCGGCGGTCATCAGCCGGAGTCCCATGACGGTGCTGAATGTGGTGCAACAGGCGTTGCCGGCCACTCAGTTGATATTGCaaacacagcagcaacagacgccggcggcagcggcggccgcGGCCGAGCAACAATTGGCATTGGCCTTGGAACAGCAGAGGCAGCAACAAGAGCAGCAGGCGGCCCAGCAACAGAGGCAGGAACAgcaaaggcagcagcagcagcaacagcagcagcagcaggcggcgcAACAAGAACagcagaggcagcagcaggcgcaacagcagcagcagcagcaagcgCAACAGCAagcgcagcaacagcaaaaccATCCAGTGAAGCATTCAGCATCCAGCTCTTCcaccaccagcaacaacaacagcaacaccaactCCAccaacaacggcagcagcagcggcagcagcaacaacagcagcgccaacaacaacccACCGGCGGCAACTGTGACCACCAGCTACCAGTGCGTCGAGTGTGTGGAGAAGTTCGACTCCAAGGAACTCTTCGACATCCATCGCAGTGGTCATGCCAACAACATGAAGTGCGCCATCTGCAACATGGTGTTGAAGTCGCTGAAGAACTACGAGAAGCACTGCCTGCGCTGCAAGCCGTACGAGTGTCAGATCTGCGGTCGCGTGGTCCGCTTCCGGCCGAACTTCATCAAGCACATGCGAGTGCATACGGGCCAGCAGTCGGAGCGGCACAAGTACAAGTGCGAGGTGTGCCACAAGGAGTTCATGAGCTTCGAGTACTTCAAGGTGCACAAGAAGATCCACAACGAGAACGTGAACCTGACCTGCGAGATCTGCGGCAAGGTGTTCAGTGCCCTGGCCTCGCTGCGCGGTCACTCGAAGCTGCATTCGGGAGTCAAGCTGCACAA ATGCGACGTATGCGGCAAGGGCTTCGGCCAGCGCTACAACCTGAAGATCCACGCCAGGACGCACACGGGCGACTTCCCCTTCGAGTGCAAGATCTGCAAGAAGAAGCTGCACACGCAGTCCTCGCTGCAGACGCACATGCAGGTGCATCTGAGGGATCAGCCTGGCGGAGCTGCGGCAGCCGGAGCCGCCTCCTCGAAGGCCAGCAATAGCAGCAACTCGAGCAACGGCAGcaactccagcagcagcaactcgaGCAGCAACAGCGGAACGGCGGTGGCGACGGCGGCCGCAACTACGACAACGATTGTGAAGCTGGAGCCGCCGCACGAGATGGAGAGACCCGGCACCAGTAGcaatcagcagcagcatctgcagcagcatctgcagcagcaccagcaccaaATGGAACTGGACGATCAGTCGGGACTGAGCGGGGATGAGGAGGACGGCAGTGGCGGCGGTATGAACTCCTCCTCGCACATTGTGAACGCAACCACCAATCGCTTGACCACCGGCGAGGACTCATCGGAGTCCTCGAATGCCTCGCTACACCTGAACCAGCACTCCTCCACCTCATCCTCGCCAGCCTCGCAGCACCAAATGtcgcatcagcagcagcaggtgcaccagcagcagcagcagtcgcagcagcaacaatatcTCGTTTCGGCGCCAACACGAACGATTGTCATCAAGAACTACATGCAGCAGGGATCTCAGCAGCAACAGACCTCCGATCCAACGCCCGTGCTGCATGCACAGGTCATCCAGAGCGGTGCAGGCACCAGcaacggcagcggcaacaCCTCCtccaccaacagcagcagcagcaacaacagcagcagcaacattgtCACCGGCAACGCCGGCGGCAGTCTCAGCAATGGCTCGCAGTTGATACGGAAGACGCCGATCATTCACCACTCGACCGGGAGCAGCAACGCTGGCTCCGCGCTGACCAGTGTGGTGCAGCAGACAGGTG TTATTTCGCCCGCTCAATCGCCATCGTCATCCTCGACCTCTTGCTCCTCATCCACGGTGCTGGTGTCCAAGGCCACCGGTGTGCCTCTTTCCATAGCTTCCTCGGCGGCGGCTGCGCTGGGAGCCTCCACGATTATACGCAGCACGAGGAaccaccaacagcagcagcagcaacaagcccaacaacagcaacagcgggTCACGCAGCGCAACAACCACCGAAATCACCACCGACGTCGTCATCTGGCGGACATGGATGACGATGAAGACGAGGACGACgatcagcagcaccaccagcagcaacagcagcaccagcaccagcagcaaacGCAGCATgcccaacagcagcagcatctgcATCACCACAACCATCACAATCATCATTtcgatgacgatgatgacgatgagaaATCTTCACCGTCCCTGGCCACAGCGGCCATTATCAAAGTGGAGCCGAATCTGTATTCCTCGGGCTCTGGCGACAACTCCAACGACATGTTCATCAAGGAGGAGGTGATGTTTGAGGATTCGGCGGCCCTGCATTCCCCTCAATCGCCGCCAAGTTCGAAGTTCCGCATATCGAACTTTGATGGCGACTTGGTGGATCATCATGTCGATCTGAATCACTCTCTGCCGCCGTATGGCAATCTATTTGAACCGCATTCGATACCGGACAGCATACCGGTGCAGCTTTATcccgacgacgacgatgactTCCGGCTGGATCATAGTTCGCTGGGTGGACTGCACAACACGACGTCGTCGTCGACCACCGATGGGGACTTCATCAAAAAGGAATGGGTCTACGGCACGGGTACCAGTTCCTATGCCATGAACGGCAAGTTCGATGACGACAGCGATGCCCTGTGCGATGCGGCCAACTTCATTTACAATTGA
- the LOC108023540 gene encoding tyrosine-protein kinase hopscotch produces MALARGEEDRMDDSSSGRTSLADSASLTNSSMRSCTSSQNFNDDGNIRVYNLVTSGYERFPPNMLCEEICNAMCRLHNIAPTAQLLYGIREHSTSRRPTPLIRLDLTWVLPGERLSCQLVYCFRMRFRVPELDNQLESIDPRSHKFLYHQMRYDWLTEQIPEIRYPEHKDKSTGLAVMDMLIDAQEQTEDEQALRSIEKSYRAYLPPSLWRAHSFFVGSKIREVFRNLKANAPSIERLKWHYVHQISHLAPSYLTEQFTCTVQYLPNEEVAHGGGAIGASLTQSVSKSTTTLVSSGSTNTLSTLTTNLNHGGHGGSGKKGKRRSASAGIDVYVRVFPHDSLEPGLKVARVTSEATLKWNLVGAVEGIFMISKISDTSVRLEIVGLPKGYEMQFQTEKEMKSFISYLGIYIRLSSKWMQDLCHSHRTPSLEELSSLYCHGPIGGAYSLMKLHENGDKCGSYIVRECDREYNIYYIDINTKIMAKNTDQERCKTETFRIVRKDSQWKLSYNNAEHVLNSLHEVAHFIQADSPDRYRIPASKYDKPPLLLLLLPKNLKAKKTDLQLSEAELQRRNPQIFNPKTDLQWYPDSISLSDDGMMFTMRGDWLQQSPVKDVSVTMKMLKSDGNFMEFFRLAQTWSLIQSPQFLKLYGLTLADPYTMVMEYSRYGPLNKFLHSVPNVTLHCLLDLMHGLVRGMHYLEDNKIIHNYIRCSNLYVTKYDPNSYVLDVKISDPGYPRPYRESDSPWVPIKYYRNLQAAKLDQYTQLWAFATTIYEIFSRCKDDLRSLTQDQLMRQRNTDGNILKTLDPDLCPSLMFETIMDGWSDDEEKRFSHHDIFSRLNTIKAEILPNYMPPPDLATNGAGEEEIVDRGDAPCNYPFPRSNMLMVIPLTSECRVIYNMANMIGQGHYGTVFKGHLEFNDKDQPREQVAIKKLNTTQVSNDFHREMGIMRTLVHPNIVKFKYWAEKSHCIIMEYLSGSFEEYLRLEKPNLTNARLVALALDIAQGMKYLSGMGLIHRDLAARNILVDRSGDGDRVKISDFGLAQFANSDGYYYAKSKRDIPIKWYSPEAISTCRFSSYSDVWSFGVVLHEMFTRGEAPNLVPLQASQDDFLNRLQKGERLPRPDECPDFMYDLMQLCWHATPRSRPTFAQIVEIITNETATKVSHPSAGHQAPPPSQPPEAE; encoded by the exons ATGGCCCTGGCCAGGGGAGAGGAGGACAGAATGGacgacagcagcagcggaCGCACCTCGCTGGCGGACAGCGCCAGCCTGACCAACTCCTCCATGCGCAGCTGCACCTCCTCGCAGAACTTCAACGACGACGGCAACATCCGGGTGTACAACCTGGTTACCAGTGGCTACGAGCGCTTCCCGCCCAACATGCTGTGCGAGGAGATCTGCAATGCCATGTGCCGGCTGCACAACATTGCGCCCACGGCCCAGCTGCTGTACGGTATACGGGAGCACTCGACGTCGCGCCGTCCCACGCCGCTGATTCGCCTGGATCTCACGTGGGTGCTGCCCGGCGAGCGACTGAGCTGCCAGCTGGTCTACTGCTTCCGCATGCGATTCCGGGTGCCCGAGCTGGACAACCAGCTAGAGTCGATCGACCCGCGGAGCCACAAGTTCCTGTACCACCAGATGCGCTACGACTGGCTCACCGAACAAATCCCGGAGATACGCTATCCGGAGCACAAGGACAAGTCCACGGGCCTGGCCGTGATGGACATGCTGATCGATGCCCAGGAGCAGACGGAGGACGAGCAGGCGTTGCGCTCGATCGAGAAGTCCTACCGCGCCTATCTGCCGCCGAGCCTGTGGCGGGCGCACAGCTTCTTTGTGGGCTCCAAGATACGCGAGGTGTTCCGCAACCTCAAGGCCAATGCGCCCAGCATTGAGCGCCTCAAGTGGCACTACGTCCACCAGATCTCCCACCTGGCGCCCTCCTACCTCACCGAACAGTTCACCTGCACGGTTCAGTATCTGCCCAACGAGGAGGTGGCCCACGGCGGCGGCGCTATCGGCGCCAGTCTCACCCAGTCCGTGAGCAAGTCCACCACGACGCTGGTCAGCTCGGGCTCCACCAACACCCTGTCCACGCTCACCACGAACCTCAACCACGGTGGCcacggcggcagcggcaagAAGGGCAAGCGACGGTCCGCCAGCGCCGGCATCGATGTCTATGTGCGCGTCTTCCCGCACGACTCCCTGGAGCCGGGACTCAAGGTGGCCAGGGTCACCTCGGAGGCCACCCTCAAG TGGAATCTGGTTGGCGCCGTCGAGGGAATCTTCATGATCTCCAAAATCAGCGACACCTCCGTGCGGCTGGAAATCGTGGGCCTGCCCAAGGGCTACGAGATGCAGTTCCAGACGGAGAAGGAGATGAAGTCCTTCATCTCCTACCTGGGCATCTACATCAG ATTGTCCAGCAAGTGGATGCAGGACCTGTGCCACTCCCACCGCACGCCCTCGCTGGAGGAGCTGAGCTCCCTGTACTGCCACGGACCCATCGGCGGCGCCTACTCCCTGATGAAGCTGCACGAGAACGGGGACAAGTGCGGCAGCTACATTGTGCGCGAGTGCGACAGAGAGTACAACATATACTACATCGATATCAACACCAAAAT CATGGCCAAAAACACCGACCAGGAGCGCTGCAAAACGGAGACATTCAGGATTGTGCGCAAGGACTCGCAGTGGAAGCTGAGCTATAACAACGCCGAGCACGTGCTGAACTCCCTCCACGAGGTGGCGCACTTCATCCAGGCGGACAGCCCCGACCGCTACCGCATACCCGCCTCCAAGTACGAcaagccgccgctgctgctcctgctgctgccaaAGAACCTCAAGGCCAAAAAGACTGACCTGCAGCTCAGCGAGGCGGAGCTGCAGCGCCGCAATCCGCAGATCTTCAACCCCAAGACGGACCTGCAGTGGTATCCAG ATTCGATTTCGCTTAGCGACGATGGCATGATGTTTACCATGCGCGGCGACTGGCTGCAACAGAGCCCGGTGAAGGATGTCTCGGTGACGATGAAGATGCTGAAGAGCGACGGCAACTTCATGGAGTTCTTCCGCCTGGCGCAGACCTGGAGCCTCATCCAGTCGCCGCAGTTCCTCAAGCTGTACGGCCTCACGCTCGCCGACCCGTACACCATGGTCATGGAGTACTCGCGCTACGGGCCGCTGAACAAGTTCCTGCACTCGGTGCCCAATGTGACGCTGCACTGCCTCCTGGACCTGATGCACGGCCTGGTGCGCGGCATGCACTATCTGGAAGACAACAAGATCATCCACAACTACATACGCTGCAGCAATCTGTACGTGACCAAGTACGATCCCAACTCGTACGTGCTCGACGTCAAGATCAGCGACCCAGGCTATCCGCGGCCCTACCGAGAATCCGA CTCGCCGTGGGTGCCCATCAAGTATTACCGGAACCTGCAGGCGGCCAAGCTGGACCAGTACACCCAGCTGTGGGCCTTCGCCACCACCATCTACGAGATATTCTCGCGCTGCAAGGACGACCTGCGCAGCCTGACGCAGGACCAGCTCATGAGGCAGCGCAACACCGATGGCAACATACTCAAGACGCTGGACCCGGACCTCTGCCCCTCGCTGATGTTCGAGACCATCATGGACGGGTGGTCCGACGACGAGGAGAAGCGCTTCAGCCACCACGACATCTTCTCGCGCCTGAACACGATCAAGGCGGAGATACTGCCGAACTATATGCCGCCACCCGACCTCGCAACGA ACGGAGCTGGCGAGGAGGAAATCGTTGACCGCGGCGATGCGCCCTGCAACTATCCCTTCCCGCGCTCCAACATGCTGATGGTGATACCGCTGACCAGCGAGTGCCGCGTGATCTACAACATGGCGAACATGATCGGGCAGGGCCACTACGGCACCGTCTTCAAGGGCCACCTGGAGTTCAACGACAAGGACCAGCCGCGCGAGCAGGTGGCCATCAAGAAGCTGAACACCACGCAGGTGTCGAACGACTTCCACCGCGAGATGGGCATCATGCGCACCCTGGTGCACCCGAACATCGTCAAGTTCAAGTACTGGGCGGAGAAGTCGCACTGCATCATCATGGAGTACCTCTCCGGCTCCTTCGAGGAGTACCTGCGCCTCGAGAAGCCCAATCTCACGAACGCGCGCCTGGTGGCCCTTGCCCTGGACATTGCGCAG GGCATGAAATATCTGTCCGGCATGGGACTGATCCACAGGGACTTGGCCGCCCGCAACATTCTGGTGGATCGCAGCGGCGATGGCGACCGCGTCAAAATCTCAGACTTCGGCCTGGCGCAGTTCGCCAACTCGGATGGATATTACTACGCGAAGAGCAAGCGAGACATACCCATTAAATG GTACTCCCCGGAGGCCATCTCCACCTGCAGATTCTCATCGTACTCGGACGTCTGGAGCTTCGGCGTGGTGCTTCACGAGATGTTCACCCGGGGCGAAGCGCCCAACCTGGTGCCCCTGCAGGCCTCGCAGGACGACTTCCTCAACCGTCTCCAAAAGGGCGAAAG ATTACCTCGCCCGGACGAGTGCCCGGACTTTATGTACGACCTGATGCAGCTGTGCTGGCACGCCACGCCCCGTTCGCGGCCCACCTTCGCGCAGATCGTGGAGATCATCACCAACGAGACGGCCACCAAGGTGTCGCACCCCTCGGCCGGCCACCAGGCGCCGCCGCCAAGCCAGCCGCCGGAGGCCGAGTGA